A stretch of Enterobacter cloacae complex sp. ECNIH7 DNA encodes these proteins:
- the ppiB gene encoding peptidylprolyl isomerase B — MVTFHTNHGDIVIKTFDDKAPETVKNFLDYCREGFYNNTIFHRVINGFMIQGGGFEPGMNQKETKEAIKNEANNGLKNTRGTLAMARTQAPHSATAQFFINVADNDFLNFSGESLQGWGYCVFAEVVEGMDVVDKIKAVATGRSGMHQDVPKEDVVITSVTVSE, encoded by the coding sequence ATGGTTACTTTCCACACTAATCATGGCGATATCGTAATCAAAACCTTTGATGACAAAGCGCCTGAAACAGTTAAAAACTTCCTGGACTACTGCCGCGAAGGTTTCTACAACAACACCATTTTCCACCGCGTGATCAACGGCTTTATGATCCAGGGCGGCGGTTTTGAACCTGGCATGAACCAGAAAGAGACCAAAGAAGCGATCAAAAACGAAGCGAACAACGGTCTGAAAAACACCCGCGGTACGCTGGCAATGGCCCGTACTCAGGCTCCGCACTCTGCCACCGCGCAGTTCTTCATCAACGTGGCCGACAACGACTTCCTGAACTTCTCCGGCGAAAGCCTGCAGGGTTGGGGCTACTGCGTATTCGCAGAAGTGGTTGAAGGTATGGACGTGGTTGACAAGATCAAAGCCGTCGCTACTGGCCGCAGCGGTATGCACCAGGACGTTCCTAAAGAAGACGTTGTGATTACAAGCGTGACCGTCAGCGAGTAA
- a CDS encoding PTS transporter subunit EIIC, with product MSLISGFVKSLSKLSMIGRALMLPISLLPAAGLLLAFGDKFHLPLMMNAGGVIFDNLPMLFAIGSAVGLASESGIAALSAAVSVFVTNITISTVLSITPEMASQGGKYAMVVGIPTLQMGVFGGLICGILAAWCYNRFHTMQLPEFLGFFSGKRFVAIATAFLSFLMGLLLPYVWQHIQAGIDALSVVVNGDNQAASTFIFGLVERALIPLGLHHIWYPSFWYSFGDYTTQAGQVIHGDQTIWFKMLEEGVKSFSSDTYQNAGKFMQGEFPLMLFALPAACLAMYHEAHTKNKKIAAGILFSAALTCFLTGITEPVEFTFIFVAPILYVFNAIMAGLAYMTMYLLHAHIAKSFSAGFIDYLSFGILPSFNGYQTNFLNAIIIGIPMGLIYYFTFRFVIRRFDVKTPGRTEVTANADDKSDSELATEIITLLGGAHNIDSVGSCITRLRLEVAKSEVVDRDGLNGLGARGVVFVGDNGIQVIFGARAQFIAQTMSTMIGK from the coding sequence ATGAGTCTGATATCAGGGTTTGTTAAATCGCTGTCTAAGTTATCGATGATTGGTCGCGCCTTAATGCTGCCAATTTCACTGCTTCCCGCTGCGGGCCTGCTGCTGGCCTTCGGCGATAAGTTCCATCTGCCGCTGATGATGAACGCGGGCGGGGTTATCTTTGATAACCTGCCGATGCTGTTTGCCATTGGCTCCGCCGTGGGTCTGGCGTCAGAATCCGGCATCGCCGCGCTGTCTGCGGCGGTGTCGGTGTTTGTCACGAATATCACCATCAGCACCGTGCTGAGCATCACGCCGGAAATGGCCTCCCAGGGCGGGAAATACGCCATGGTCGTCGGCATCCCGACGCTGCAGATGGGCGTCTTCGGCGGCCTGATCTGCGGTATTCTCGCGGCCTGGTGCTATAACCGCTTCCACACCATGCAGCTGCCGGAGTTCCTGGGCTTTTTCTCCGGCAAGCGCTTCGTGGCCATTGCAACGGCGTTTCTGTCGTTCCTGATGGGGCTGCTGCTACCGTACGTGTGGCAGCATATCCAGGCCGGTATCGACGCGCTCTCCGTGGTGGTTAACGGCGATAATCAGGCGGCATCGACCTTTATCTTCGGTCTGGTTGAGCGCGCGCTGATCCCGCTCGGCCTGCACCACATCTGGTATCCGTCCTTCTGGTATTCGTTCGGGGATTACACCACCCAGGCAGGACAGGTGATCCACGGCGACCAGACCATCTGGTTCAAGATGCTGGAAGAAGGAGTGAAATCCTTCAGCAGCGACACCTACCAGAATGCCGGTAAATTCATGCAGGGCGAATTCCCGCTGATGCTGTTCGCGCTGCCCGCCGCGTGCCTGGCGATGTATCACGAAGCCCATACGAAGAATAAGAAAATCGCCGCCGGTATTCTGTTCTCTGCGGCGCTGACCTGCTTCCTGACGGGGATCACCGAACCGGTCGAGTTTACCTTTATCTTCGTGGCGCCGATCCTGTACGTCTTTAACGCCATCATGGCGGGCCTGGCCTACATGACCATGTATCTGCTGCATGCGCATATCGCCAAGTCGTTCTCCGCAGGTTTTATCGACTATCTGTCATTCGGGATCCTGCCGTCCTTTAACGGTTATCAGACCAACTTCCTGAATGCCATCATCATCGGTATTCCAATGGGCCTGATTTATTACTTCACGTTCCGCTTTGTGATCCGTCGTTTCGACGTGAAAACGCCGGGCCGCACTGAAGTGACCGCCAACGCGGATGATAAGTCTGATTCAGAACTCGCGACCGAGATCATTACCCTGCTGGGCGGGGCGCATAACATCGACTCCGTCGGCTCGTGTATCACCCGCCTGCGCCTGGAAGTCGCAAAAAGCGAGGTGGTAGACAGAGACGGCCTGAACGGACTCGGCGCGCGCGGCGTGGTCTTCGTCGGCGACAACGGTATTCAGGTGATTTTCGGTGCCAGAGCACAGTTTATCGCCCAGACCATGTCCACCATGATCGGCAAATAA
- the lpxH gene encoding UDP-2,3-diacylglucosamine diphosphatase, translating into MATLFIADLHLQTEEPAITAGFLRFLRGEAKSADALYILGDLFEAWIGDDDPNPLHREMAAAIHALVDSGVPCYFIHGNRDFLIGKRYARESGMTLLPEEQVLDLYGRGVLIMHGDTLCTDDTGYLAFRAKVHTPWIQKVFLALPLFIRNRIAARMRAGSKAANSSKSMTIMDVNPQAVVSVMEKHGVQWLIHGHTHRPDVHSLIANGEAAHRVVLGAWHTEGSMVKVTPEGVELIAFPF; encoded by the coding sequence GTGGCGACACTCTTTATTGCGGATCTGCATCTGCAAACAGAAGAACCGGCGATAACCGCCGGTTTTCTGCGTTTTTTACGCGGTGAAGCGAAAAGCGCCGATGCGCTGTACATCCTGGGCGACCTCTTTGAAGCCTGGATTGGCGACGACGACCCTAACCCGCTGCACCGTGAAATGGCAGCCGCCATTCACGCCCTCGTGGATTCCGGCGTTCCCTGCTACTTCATTCACGGCAACCGTGATTTCCTGATCGGCAAGCGCTACGCCCGCGAAAGCGGCATGACGCTGCTGCCGGAAGAGCAGGTGCTCGATCTCTATGGCCGCGGGGTCCTGATCATGCACGGCGACACGCTCTGCACCGACGATACTGGCTACCTGGCGTTTCGCGCCAAAGTCCACACCCCGTGGATCCAAAAGGTGTTCCTTGCGCTGCCGCTGTTTATCCGCAACCGCATCGCCGCCAGAATGCGCGCGGGCAGTAAAGCCGCCAACAGCAGCAAATCCATGACCATCATGGACGTGAACCCGCAGGCCGTGGTGAGCGTAATGGAAAAGCATGGCGTTCAGTGGTTGATCCACGGTCATACGCACCGTCCTGACGTCCATTCCCTTATCGCCAACGGCGAAGCGGCCCATCGCGTGGTGTTGGGTGCCTGGCACACCGAAGGCTCCATGGTCAAAGTCACGCCAGAGGGCGTGGAGCTGATCGCGTTTCCGTTCTAA
- the folD gene encoding bifunctional methylenetetrahydrofolate dehydrogenase/methenyltetrahydrofolate cyclohydrolase FolD, which yields MAAKIIDGKTIAQQVRSEVAEKVKARKAAGKRAPGLAVVLVGSNPASQIYVGSKRKACEEVGFVSRSYDLPETTSEAELLELIDTLNADKEIDGILVQLPLPAGIDNVKVLERIAPDKDVDGFHPYNVGRLCQRAPRLRPCTPRGIVTLLERYNIDTYGLNAVVIGASNIVGRPMSMELLLAGCTTTVTHRFTKNLRHHVENADLLIVAVGKPGFIPGEWIKEGAIVVDVGINRLENGKVVGDVVYEDAAARASYITPVPGGVGPMTVATLIQNTLQACEEYHDVEDA from the coding sequence ATGGCAGCAAAGATTATTGACGGTAAAACGATTGCGCAGCAGGTGCGCTCTGAGGTCGCGGAAAAAGTGAAGGCGCGTAAAGCTGCCGGAAAACGCGCCCCCGGGCTGGCCGTTGTGCTGGTTGGCAGCAACCCGGCATCGCAAATTTATGTCGGCAGCAAGCGCAAAGCGTGTGAAGAGGTGGGCTTCGTCTCCCGCTCTTACGATTTGCCGGAAACCACCAGCGAAGCAGAACTGCTGGAACTTATTGACACCCTGAATGCCGATAAAGAGATCGACGGTATTCTGGTTCAGCTGCCGCTGCCTGCAGGCATCGACAACGTGAAGGTGCTGGAGCGTATTGCACCGGATAAAGACGTGGACGGTTTCCATCCGTACAACGTTGGCCGTCTGTGCCAGCGCGCGCCGCGCCTGCGCCCGTGTACGCCGCGCGGCATTGTGACGCTGCTGGAGCGCTATAACATCGACACCTACGGTCTGAACGCCGTGGTTATCGGTGCCTCCAACATCGTGGGCCGCCCGATGAGCATGGAGCTGCTGCTGGCGGGCTGCACCACCACCGTGACCCACCGCTTCACCAAAAACCTGCGCCACCACGTTGAGAACGCCGATCTGCTGATCGTCGCGGTCGGCAAGCCGGGCTTTATTCCGGGCGAGTGGATCAAAGAGGGCGCGATTGTCGTGGACGTTGGGATTAACCGTCTGGAAAACGGCAAAGTGGTCGGCGACGTAGTGTACGAAGACGCCGCGGCTCGCGCCTCTTACATTACCCCAGTACCGGGCGGCGTTGGCCCGATGACCGTAGCAACGCTGATTCAGAACACGCTGCAGGCGTGCGAAGAATATCACGACGTAGAGGACGCGTAA
- the malI gene encoding Mal regulon transcriptional regulator MalI, whose product MKKVSIIDVAKHAGVSVSTVSLVLRQKGKISEATIEKVNAAINTLGYVHNVAAANLRANTSNLIGLILRDFSDSFSIKVMASIVQDLEKQGYMVFLGQPQNDHDHLERCLLSFKQQGVAGVIYLASDTRKSTLPEQIRRCPLPLVVVSQSLLDEKCNLVMRDNRQAANLAVRYLIERGHRNIAYIGGREGCLIREQRLLGFRSAMTQNGLVWRDEYSPACSDDTLAAGFATRQLLEKNNTITALLCHSPDAMIGSISGIHQVGRTVGKDVFLTQQVALVGFEDMLHVNLTSPSFTYVSSASEETGRQAAGLIIRTLKEPTLQTQRITLSGQLIARESA is encoded by the coding sequence TTGAAGAAAGTCAGCATTATTGATGTCGCAAAGCACGCGGGCGTGTCGGTCTCAACCGTCTCGCTGGTTTTGCGCCAGAAAGGGAAAATCTCAGAGGCAACGATCGAGAAGGTCAACGCTGCCATCAATACGCTGGGCTATGTTCATAACGTTGCCGCTGCCAATCTCCGCGCCAATACGTCCAATCTGATTGGCCTGATCCTCCGTGACTTTAGCGACAGTTTCTCCATCAAGGTGATGGCGAGCATCGTCCAGGATCTTGAAAAACAGGGGTATATGGTTTTTCTCGGCCAGCCCCAGAACGACCATGACCATCTTGAGCGCTGCCTGCTGTCGTTTAAGCAGCAGGGCGTCGCCGGGGTTATCTATCTGGCCTCCGATACCCGCAAGTCTACCCTGCCGGAGCAGATTCGCCGCTGCCCGCTGCCGCTGGTGGTGGTCTCGCAGTCGCTGCTGGATGAAAAATGCAATCTGGTGATGCGCGATAACCGTCAGGCGGCAAATCTGGCGGTGCGTTATCTTATCGAGCGCGGCCATCGCAATATCGCCTACATTGGCGGACGTGAAGGCTGCCTTATTCGCGAACAGCGCCTGCTCGGTTTTCGCAGCGCGATGACGCAGAACGGGCTGGTCTGGCGCGATGAATATTCTCCGGCCTGCAGCGATGACACCCTGGCTGCGGGTTTCGCCACCCGCCAGCTGCTGGAAAAAAACAACACCATCACCGCCCTCCTCTGCCACTCTCCGGATGCCATGATCGGCTCCATCTCCGGTATTCATCAGGTCGGACGAACGGTGGGTAAAGATGTGTTTCTGACGCAGCAGGTCGCGCTGGTCGGTTTCGAAGATATGCTCCACGTTAACCTCACCTCGCCGTCATTCACCTATGTGTCGTCCGCCAGCGAAGAGACCGGGCGTCAGGCTGCCGGGCTGATTATTCGCACGCTGAAGGAGCCGACGCTGCAAACCCAGCGCATTACGCTTTCCGGGCAGCTTATCGCACGCGAGTCGGCGTAA
- the cysS gene encoding cysteine--tRNA ligase, with product MLKIFNTMTRQKEEFKPIHAGEVGMYVCGITVYDLCHIGHGRTFVAFDVVSRYLRFLGYTLKYVRNITDIDDKIIKRANENGESFVALVDRMIVEMHKDFDALNIQRPDSEPRATHHIHEIIEITEKLIARGHAYVADNGDVMFSVPTDPTYGALSRQDLEQLQAGARVDVVDVKRNPMDFVLWKMSKEGEPSWPSPWGEGRPGWHIECSAMNCKQLGKHFDIHGGGSDLMFPHHENEIAQSTCAHGGEYVNYWMHSGMVMVDREKMSKSLGNFFTVRDVLKYYDAETVRYFLMSGHYRSQLNYSEENLKQARSALERLYTALRGTDRSVPAAGGEAFEARFVEVMNDDFNTPEAYSVLFDMAREVNRLKSEDMAAANALASHLRKLSSVLGLLEQDPDAFLQSGAQADDGEVAEIEALIKARLEARQAKDWAAADAARNRLTEMGIILEDGPQGTTWRRK from the coding sequence ATGTTAAAAATCTTTAATACAATGACGCGCCAGAAAGAGGAATTTAAACCTATCCATGCCGGGGAAGTCGGCATGTACGTGTGTGGTATTACGGTTTACGATCTCTGTCACATTGGCCATGGCCGTACCTTTGTCGCTTTTGACGTGGTGTCACGCTACCTGCGTTTTCTGGGCTATACCCTGAAATACGTGCGTAATATCACCGACATCGACGACAAAATCATCAAGCGCGCAAATGAAAACGGCGAAAGCTTCGTTGCGCTGGTCGATCGCATGATCGTCGAGATGCATAAAGATTTTGACGCCCTGAATATTCAGCGCCCGGACAGCGAGCCGCGCGCGACCCACCACATTCACGAAATTATTGAGATCACCGAAAAGCTGATCGCACGCGGCCACGCGTACGTTGCGGACAACGGTGACGTGATGTTCTCCGTGCCGACGGACCCAACCTACGGTGCGCTTTCCCGTCAGGATCTGGAGCAGCTGCAGGCCGGGGCGCGCGTTGACGTAGTTGACGTGAAGCGTAACCCGATGGACTTCGTACTGTGGAAAATGTCCAAAGAGGGCGAGCCAAGCTGGCCATCCCCGTGGGGCGAAGGCCGTCCGGGCTGGCACATTGAATGTTCCGCGATGAACTGCAAGCAGCTGGGCAAGCACTTCGACATTCACGGCGGCGGTTCGGATCTGATGTTCCCGCACCATGAAAATGAAATCGCGCAGTCCACCTGCGCCCACGGCGGCGAGTACGTTAACTACTGGATGCACTCCGGGATGGTAATGGTTGACCGCGAGAAAATGTCTAAATCGCTGGGTAACTTCTTCACCGTGCGCGACGTGCTGAAATATTACGACGCGGAAACCGTGCGCTACTTCCTGATGTCCGGCCACTATCGCAGCCAGCTGAACTACAGCGAAGAGAACCTGAAACAGGCGCGCTCGGCGCTGGAGCGTCTGTATACCGCGCTGCGCGGTACCGACAGGTCTGTTCCTGCTGCTGGCGGCGAAGCGTTCGAAGCCCGCTTTGTTGAGGTGATGAACGACGACTTCAACACCCCGGAAGCGTACTCCGTGCTGTTCGACATGGCGCGCGAAGTAAACCGCCTGAAGTCAGAAGATATGGCCGCGGCGAATGCGCTGGCATCCCATCTGCGTAAGCTCTCCTCCGTGCTCGGCCTGCTGGAGCAGGATCCGGACGCGTTCCTGCAGAGCGGTGCGCAGGCGGACGACGGTGAAGTGGCGGAAATTGAAGCGTTGATCAAAGCGCGTCTGGAAGCGCGTCAGGCAAAAGACTGGGCGGCGGCAGATGCGGCGCGCAACCGTCTGACCGAGATGGGCATCATTCTGGAAGATGGCCCGCAGGGAACGACCTGGCGTCGTAAGTAA
- a CDS encoding metal-dependent hydrolase, which translates to MPTVITHAAVPLCLGLGLGTKVIPPRLLFAGIVLAMLPDADVLAFKFGVAYGNVFGHRGFTHSLLFAFVVPILCVLIGRRWFRASLARCWLFLTVSLLSHSLLDSITTGGKGVGWLWPWSDERFFAPWQVIKVAPFALSRYTTPYGHQVIVSELLWVWLPGVVLMGLLWWRKRAR; encoded by the coding sequence ATGCCTACCGTTATTACTCACGCTGCTGTTCCGCTTTGTCTGGGCTTAGGCCTCGGAACCAAAGTGATTCCTCCCCGCCTGCTGTTTGCCGGGATTGTCCTCGCTATGCTGCCGGATGCCGACGTGCTGGCGTTCAAGTTCGGCGTCGCGTACGGCAATGTTTTCGGCCATCGCGGCTTTACCCACTCCCTGCTGTTCGCCTTTGTGGTGCCGATACTCTGCGTGCTGATTGGCCGACGATGGTTCCGGGCCAGCCTGGCGCGGTGCTGGCTGTTTTTAACCGTGTCTTTGCTGTCGCACAGCCTGCTGGATTCGATTACCACGGGCGGGAAAGGCGTCGGCTGGCTGTGGCCGTGGTCAGATGAACGCTTCTTTGCGCCGTGGCAGGTCATTAAGGTCGCGCCGTTTGCGCTGTCGCGCTACACCACGCCGTACGGGCATCAGGTGATCGTGTCAGAACTGCTGTGGGTGTGGCTGCCGGGAGTCGTGCTGATGGGGTTGCTGTGGTGGAGGAAACGTGCGCGCTGA
- the ybcJ gene encoding ribosome-associated protein YbcJ produces the protein MATFSLGKHPHVELCDLLKLEGWSESGAQAKIVIADGRVLVDGVVETRKRCKIVAGQTVSFEGQSVTVTA, from the coding sequence ATGGCGACTTTTTCATTAGGTAAACACCCGCACGTTGAGCTGTGCGATCTGCTGAAGCTGGAAGGCTGGAGCGAAAGCGGCGCGCAGGCGAAAATCGTTATCGCCGACGGGCGGGTTTTAGTCGACGGCGTGGTAGAAACGCGCAAGCGCTGCAAGATTGTCGCGGGTCAGACCGTGAGCTTTGAAGGACAGAGCGTAACCGTTACGGCCTGA